Proteins from one Malaya genurostris strain Urasoe2022 chromosome 2, Malgen_1.1, whole genome shotgun sequence genomic window:
- the LOC131432033 gene encoding putative tRNA (cytidine(32)/guanosine(34)-2'-O)-methyltransferase 1, whose product MGKTSKDKRDIYYRLAKEEGWRARSAFKLIQIDEVYNIFNGVTRAVDLCAAPGSWSQVLSKKLYENRDKESNDVKIIAVDLQSMAPLPGVTQLQGDITKLSTAQAIIDHFGNGQKAHLVICDGAPDVTGLHDIDEYIQSQLLLAALNITTHVLTVGGTFIAKIFRGKDTTLLYSQLRIFFEKVSIAKPASSRNSSIEAFVVCQNYKPPEGYIPQMINPMLDDVQKIAGETESEVNRNIIPFMVCGDLRGYDSDMSYCLNLDPEKDYEYRDVVQKPLAPAYSEVLERMKTTSLKHDSIKVESDKKKD is encoded by the exons ATGGGTAAAACCAGTAAGGACAAACGAGATATCTACTACCGGTTGGCCAAAGAGGAAGGATGGCGTGCTCGCAGCGCTTTCAAGCTTATTCAAATTGATGaagtgtataatattttcaatg GTGTGACAAGAGCTGTAGATCTTTGTGCTGCTCCTGGAAGCTGGAGCCAGGTATTATCAAAAAAGTTATACGAAAATCGTGATAAAGAATCTAACGATGTCAAAATCATTGCTGTGGATTTGCAATCAATGGCTCCTCTTCCGGGAGTTACTCAGTTACAAGGAGACATAACCAAACTGAGCACAGCACAAGCAATTATTGATCATTTTGGAAATGGTCAAAAAGCTCATCTTGTAATTTGTGATGGTGCACCGGATGTAACCGGTTTACATGATATTGACGAATACATCCAGTCTCAGCTGCTACTTGCAGCTCTTAatatcacgactcacgttcttACTGTCGGTGGGACATTTATAGCAAAGATTTTCCGTGGAAAAGACACCACTTTACTATATTCTCAATTGAGGATCTTTTTCGAGAAGGTGTCGATTGCGAAACCTGCTAGTTCCAGAAATTCCAGTATTGAAGCATTTGTAGTATGTCAAAACTACAAACCTCCAGAAGGATATATTCCACAGATGATAAATCCTATGCTCGACGATGTTCAAAAGATTGCCGGAGAAACAGAGTCTGAAGTAAACCGTAATATTATTCCGTTTATGGTGTGCGGAGATTTACGGGGATATGATTCGGATATGTCATATTGTTTAAAT TTGGATCCGGAGAAGGACTATGAGTACCGGGATGTAGTGCAGAAACCGTTGGCTCCCGCGTACAGTGAAGTACTCGAGCGGATGAAAACAACTTCTTTGAAGCACGATAGCATCAAAGTTGAGTCTGACAAAAAGAAGGATTAG
- the LOC131427354 gene encoding heme oxygenase 1, with protein sequence MDSKKLSFSKEMRLATRDIHSVSDGLVNAKLAFALYDNAVWAEGLIIFYEIFKFLEQHVANDFLPDEFHRTQQFEQDLNTYLGSDWRNSYHPRKEVLDYIKHLEELERQNPNLLVAYVYHLYMGLLSGGQILQKRKNMSKKFNFFASKTTSTEGAAITTFEDNSIYELKQKMRKIVDDFGDRLDEDTRQQLVAESRKVFELNNCVIRTVSGVNKANVRVLMYVGIVIIGIAAVRMIW encoded by the exons ATGGATTCGAAAAAACTATCATTTTCCAAAGAAATGCGTTTAGCAACAAGAGACATTCATAGTGTGAGCGATGGGTTGGTTAACGCAAAACTGGCATTTG CTCTTTATGACAACGCAGTATGGGCGGAGGGTCTAATCATATTCtacgaaatttttaaatttcttgAGCAACACGTTGCCAACGATTTTCTACCAGATGAGTTTCATCGGACGCAGCAGTTCGAGCAGGACCTTAACACTTATTTGGGAAGCGATTGGCGAAATAGTTACCATCCACGCAAGGAGGTCCTGGATTACATAAAACATTTGGAGGAGCTAGAACGGCAAAATCCCAATCTTTTGGTTGCTTATGTCTATCATCTTTATATGGGATTGTTGTCGGGCGGACAAATTCTTCAGAAAAGGAAAAATATGTCAAAAAAGTTCAACTTTTTCGCCAGCAAAACGACTAGTACGGAAGGAGCGGCAATCACCACGTTCGAGGATAATAGCATTTATGAGTTAAAGCAGAAAATGCGAAAAATTGTTGATGATTTTGGTGATCGCTTGGATGAGGATACTCGCCAACAACTGGTGGCTGAAAGTAGGAAGGTTTTTGAGTTGAACAACTGCGTCATTCGAACGGTTAGTGGCGTCAATAAGGCAAATGTAAGAGTACTGATGTATGTCGGTATTGTTATCATTGGAATTGCTGCAGTAAGAATGATTTGGTAG
- the LOC131427352 gene encoding putative fatty acyl-CoA reductase CG5065 codes for MESILSPDQQHLLHQQHYRSVPETYAGRTLFITGATGFMGKVLVEKLLRDCGDLKCIYLLIRTKQGVDAAQRRDDYLKHTVFDRVRQTDRAQLDKIKLIRGDILGDGLDMSESDRTELIEQVDVVFHCAANVRFDQELKHAVNFNTNGAMRVLKLAEQMKRLVAFVHVSTAYCQCNEEVVEERGYSAPHNPLGISKLTELVSDDVLQLVTPNLLSNLPNTYAFSKALTEDLVCSYRDRFPIAIARPTIVVASLKEPVPGWIEGTNGPTGLMIGAGRGVIRSMHCNPDYETDLMPVDITMNAIIVLGAERINKTTDREVMFCNVSGANVNPLTWGEALETGRKKLYENPLCFALWYPDGSIKSSYYYHMLCVIFFHFLPAYLIDFMMIVLRRKPFMVKVQKKITQGLEILQYYTTKVWVFKNDNMRAMYSRLSEQDREKFYFDISQVHWPTFFLNYILGVRQFVLKESPETLPKARKLLRNLYVLDKITQTVFYMVMLWLVWSYWSVVLETIQCVFDTGIEHARNVIFPSRSGPASRV; via the exons ATGGAGTCCATCCTGTCGCCTGATCAGCAGCACCTCCTCCACCAGCAACACTACCGGAGCGTGCCGGAGACGTACGCAGGCCGGACATTGTTTATAACCGGTGCGACAGGTTTCATGGGTAAAGTCCTTGTGGAAAAGCTACTTCGTGATTGTGGTGATCTTAAGTGTATCTACCTGTTGATCCGCACAAAGCAGGGGGTCGATGCAGCACAGCGACGGGATGACTACCTCAAGCACACGGTATTTGACCGTGTTCGCCAGACGGATCGGGCCCAGCTGGATAAGATCAAACTGATTCGTGGTGACATTCTGGGTGACGGGCTGGATATGAGTGAATCAGACCGGACGGAACTGATCGAACAGGTCGATGTTGTTTTTCATTGTGCGGCGAATGTCCGGTTTGATCAAGAGCTGAAGCATGCGGTTAATTTCAATACCAACGGTGCAATGCGAGTGCTAAAATTGGCAGAACAAATGAAACGACTTGTGGCTTTTGTGCACGTGTCAACCGCCTACTGCCAGTGTAACGAGGAAGTCGTGGAAGAAAGAGGATATTCTGCCCCGCACAATCCACTAGGAATTTCCAAACTGACCGAGCTTGTAAGCGACGATGTCTTGCAGTTGGTTACACCCAA TTTACTCAGCAATCTACCAAACACCTATGCGTTCTCCAAAGCCCTCACAGAAGATCTCGTGTGTAGCTACCGCGATCGGTTTCCGATTGCAATTGCTCGTCCTACCATTGTGGTAGCCTCCCTGAAGGAACCTGTACCGGGATGGATAGAAGGTACGAATGGGCCAACTGGGCTGATGATCGGCGCTGGTCGCGGAGTCATTCGTAGCATGCACTGCAATCCGGACTACGAGACGGATCTAATGCCAGTGGATATCACAATGAACGCCATCATCGTGCTGGGGGCAGAACGAATCAATAAGACGACCGATCGGGAAGTTATGTTTTGCAACGTTTCCGGAGCGAATGTGAACCCACTAACCTGGGGCGAGGCGCTGGAGACCGGCCGGAAGAAACTGTACGAAAATCCGCTTTGTTTTGCGTTGTGGTATCCAGATGGTTCAATCAAGTCGAGCTATTATTACCACATGCTGTGtgtgatttttttccatttccttCCCGCTTATTTGATCGATTTCATGATGATTGTGTTGCGGCGGAAACCTTT CATGGTCAAAGTACAAAAGAAAATAACGCAAGGCTTAGAGATTCTGCAATATTATACCACAAAAGTTTGGGTTTTCAAAAACGATAACATGCGAGCAATGTACAGCCGCCTTTCGGAGCAGGAtcgtgaaaaattttacttcgaTATTTCTCAAGTTCATTGGCCAACATTCTTCCTGAACTATATCCTAGGCGTGCGGCAATTCGTGCTGAAGGAGTCTCCGGAAACACTCCCAAAGGCACGCAAACTACTGCGAAA tttGTATGTACTGGATAAAATCACTCAAACTGTTTTTTATATGGTGATGCTTTGGCTTGTGTGGTCGTATTGGAGCGTTGTTCTCGAGACAATTCAGTGTGTTTTCGATACTGGCATCGAACACGCCCGAAACGTAATTTTTCCGAGCAGAAGCGGTCCAGCAAGCCGAGTGTAA
- the LOC131427353 gene encoding uncharacterized protein LOC131427353 produces the protein MVACDKCGSWWHFECVGVGESVSEKDFLCRKCIFTEKEPTQDPRKSTSAAGSEAGASASSIRARTKFRLQKLQEEAELKKRQLNLELVEQRKRHEAEKLLKEIDLEKKQLEIDSVYLREKFQAMEDDCEEEGDDQKSRKSVQSSDSKVNQWRKRHLEGLVNSTLATQETAFPSTTTATAAVQETPSCTAFSSAQVTTFVTTSRANATVVPEIPLQVPCTVSTSIVPVDPAFQWSQPWVRNNGISGMKNQMPRQYPYGTSQVGGVIN, from the coding sequence ATGGTCGCTTGTGATAAGTGCGGAAGTTGGTGGCACTTTGAGTGCGTCGGCGTAGGGGAAAGCGTTAGTGAGAAAGACTTTCTCTGTCGGAAGTGCATCTTTACTGAAAAGGAACCCACACAAGATCCGCGAAAATCGACGAGCGCTGCCGGTTCAGAGGCAGGCGCATCTGCTAGCAGTATCCGAGCGAGAACTAAATTTCGTCTGCAGAAACTTCAGGAAGAAGCAGAACTCAAAAAGCGACAATTGAATCTCGAACTAGTGGAGCAGCGGAAACGTCACGAGGCGGAAAAGCTGTTGAAGGAAATCGATCTCGAGAAAAAACAGCTGGAAATCGATTCAGTATACCTGCGGGAGAAATTTCAAGCGATGGAAGACGATTGCGAAGAAGAAGGCGATGATCAGAAAAGTCGGAAATCCGTTCAGAGCAGCGACAGCAAGGTCAATCAATGGCGTAAGCGACATCTAGAGGGTTTGGTGAATTCTACCTTAGCCACTCAGGAGACAGCTTTCCCTTCGACGACAACTGCGACAGCTGCCGTGCAGGAAACCCCGTCGTGTACAGCATTCTCGTCTGCGCAAGTAACAACATTTGTAACAACCAGCCGTGCGAATGCGACGGTCGTCCCAGAGATCCCGTTACAAGTTCCGTGTACGGTGTCCACTTCTATCGTTCCGGTGGATCCAGCATTTCAATGGAGCCAGCCGTGGGTTCGCAATAATGGTATCAGCGGTATGAAAAATCAAATGCCGCGACAGTATCCATACGGGACATCTCAGGTAGGAGGTGTAATTAATTAA